A single window of Bordetella genomosp. 11 DNA harbors:
- a CDS encoding NIPSNAP family protein, with product MNCEMISLAFPPGALKAAMPDVRSATKEDPHLRGIFTTDFGNINEVKLLRILDGATDPEADPQDPRLMKRLGDTGATLSADRYRLAPFSPIPLPDVHGNVYELREYVVQAGKLDEVIEAWRLPFIWRAQLSTAIVVMHSTSGKQLKFAQIWAYRNYAHRALVRKAAAETGRWPPPGGADRWLSQTTIALLPDPESPLR from the coding sequence ATGAACTGCGAAATGATATCCCTCGCTTTTCCACCCGGGGCGCTGAAGGCTGCCATGCCGGATGTGCGGTCCGCGACTAAGGAAGACCCCCATCTCCGCGGCATATTCACGACCGACTTCGGCAACATCAACGAAGTGAAGTTGCTGCGGATCCTGGATGGCGCGACCGATCCGGAGGCGGACCCACAAGACCCGCGCCTCATGAAGCGTCTCGGCGACACTGGTGCCACGCTCAGCGCCGATCGCTACAGGCTGGCGCCATTCAGCCCGATCCCGCTGCCTGACGTCCACGGCAATGTATATGAGCTGCGCGAATACGTTGTCCAGGCAGGAAAGCTGGATGAAGTCATCGAGGCGTGGCGTTTGCCCTTCATATGGAGAGCGCAGCTTTCTACTGCCATCGTGGTGATGCACTCCACATCCGGTAAACAACTCAAGTTTGCGCAGATATGGGCGTACCGGAATTACGCCCATCGCGCACTGGTAAGGAAGGCGGCAGCGGAAACCGGGCGCTGGCCGCCACCTGGCGGCGCCGACCGATGGCTGAGTCAAACCACCATCGCACTGCTGCCCGACCCGGAATCGCCATTGCGTTAA
- a CDS encoding lactonase family protein, which produces MGQEQLVGHGLEAGPVLLASIGRSLFRYRLGDEGFVEQGRLELPLAVQYACFPPGRPVAYVACSNGGVAVPGDRHCLVQVSLGDTGMHIVAEPVALPYRPLHASVDMGRNRVALAYNRPAAVTVHDLDDNGGLVPPWRLLAEGAERVGHFPHQVIPMPGSPDLLLTCRGDDASTASEENPGSLRVLRDEGQTLACVQVVAPNAGFGFGPRNCAFQPQGHMLYAVLERQNRLAAFRYREGLIEPQPSWDVGLLDKPEKIRRPQLGGAIAIHPTGRYAYVVNRAHPVPDGSGNAAPCGENSIVVFHLDVRTGEPREMQRLALNGLHARCLALAPDGKALVAALRQTGRYKHDDGRIVECAAGFVTFHIADTGHLTFMRQDVVDVGNDQLFWADFAPI; this is translated from the coding sequence ATGGGACAGGAACAACTCGTCGGTCATGGCCTGGAAGCGGGTCCAGTTCTGTTGGCATCCATAGGTCGCAGCCTTTTTCGCTACCGTCTGGGTGACGAGGGGTTCGTCGAGCAGGGCCGCTTGGAGCTCCCGCTTGCCGTCCAATACGCCTGCTTCCCTCCGGGCCGGCCGGTCGCTTACGTCGCATGCAGCAATGGCGGCGTTGCTGTCCCAGGGGACCGTCACTGCCTGGTCCAGGTGTCGTTGGGCGATACCGGTATGCACATCGTTGCGGAACCGGTGGCGCTGCCGTACCGCCCGCTGCATGCGTCGGTGGACATGGGGCGCAATCGCGTCGCCCTTGCCTATAACCGTCCCGCGGCTGTGACCGTCCATGATCTGGACGATAATGGCGGCCTGGTGCCGCCGTGGCGGCTGTTGGCGGAAGGTGCGGAACGAGTCGGGCACTTCCCGCATCAGGTCATCCCGATGCCCGGCAGCCCGGACTTGCTCCTGACCTGCCGCGGCGACGACGCAAGCACGGCCAGCGAGGAGAATCCAGGTTCGTTGCGAGTACTGCGAGACGAAGGCCAGACGCTTGCGTGCGTACAGGTAGTCGCGCCGAATGCCGGCTTCGGTTTCGGCCCGCGCAACTGCGCTTTCCAACCGCAAGGACACATGTTGTACGCGGTGCTGGAGCGCCAGAATCGTCTGGCGGCATTCCGTTATAGGGAGGGCCTCATCGAGCCGCAACCCAGTTGGGACGTCGGTCTGCTGGATAAGCCCGAGAAGATAAGGCGCCCTCAACTCGGCGGCGCCATCGCGATCCACCCCACCGGCCGATACGCCTACGTAGTCAACCGCGCGCATCCGGTGCCGGATGGCTCAGGCAACGCAGCGCCTTGCGGAGAAAACAGCATCGTCGTCTTCCACCTCGACGTCCGGACCGGCGAGCCGCGGGAAATGCAGCGCTTGGCGCTGAATGGCCTGCACGCCCGCTGCCTTGCGCTTGCTCCCGACGGCAAGGCGCTCGTCGCGGCCTTGCGCCAGACCGGCCGCTATAAGCATGACGACGGCCGCATCGTCGAATGCGCAGCCGGCTTCGTCACCTTCCATATCGCCGACACCGGCCACCTGACGTTTATGCGCCAGGACGTAGTCGACGTGGGCAACGACCAACTGTTCTGGGCCGATTTCGCGCCGATCTGA
- a CDS encoding SDR family NAD(P)-dependent oxidoreductase — MNPEAGQHANESRTALITGAASGIGRALVLGLLADQYRIVAVDLDRDGLDQLRVAAGRQASSLHPIVADLADFDPAAIAQTACDRFGHVDILINNAGVGQAQIRPDYHVNPPKFYEVGPEHWNRAIAVNATAVFLLSRSLVPGMTQRGWGRVINITTSLGTMLRGGYAPYGPSKASAEALSAVMAEDLKETGVTVNVVTPGGVVNTALIPDQAPFSRDTLVQPTIMLPPVRWLCSRASDGFTGQRYLGINWDARAEPGIVAGQAGAPIGWKSIATLPVIPHKG, encoded by the coding sequence ATGAACCCCGAAGCGGGACAACACGCCAACGAAAGTCGGACCGCACTGATCACGGGCGCCGCGAGTGGTATCGGCAGAGCGCTCGTCCTGGGCCTGCTCGCAGATCAATATCGCATCGTCGCGGTGGATCTCGATCGCGATGGCCTTGACCAGCTACGTGTGGCGGCGGGTAGGCAAGCGTCCTCTTTGCATCCAATTGTCGCGGATCTCGCGGACTTCGATCCCGCAGCCATCGCCCAAACCGCATGCGATCGTTTCGGTCACGTCGATATTCTCATCAACAACGCAGGAGTCGGACAGGCGCAGATCCGGCCCGACTATCACGTCAATCCACCGAAATTCTACGAAGTCGGCCCCGAACACTGGAACCGCGCAATAGCCGTGAACGCGACGGCCGTCTTTCTCCTCAGCCGTTCGCTCGTGCCCGGCATGACGCAGCGCGGCTGGGGACGCGTCATCAATATCACAACCAGCCTTGGCACCATGCTTAGGGGAGGCTACGCCCCTTACGGCCCCAGCAAGGCATCGGCGGAGGCGCTCAGCGCCGTCATGGCGGAAGACCTCAAGGAAACCGGTGTAACGGTAAACGTCGTAACGCCGGGCGGCGTGGTGAACACTGCACTGATTCCCGATCAGGCACCTTTCTCCCGCGACACGCTGGTCCAACCCACGATCATGCTCCCGCCGGTGCGATGGCTGTGTTCACGGGCCTCGGATGGCTTCACCGGCCAGCGCTACCTCGGAATCAATTGGGACGCTCGAGCGGAACCCGGGATCGTTGCCGGTCAGGCCGGTGCCCCCATTGGTTGGAAATCGATCGCCACGCTCCCGGTTATTCCTCATAAAGGTTAA
- a CDS encoding Bug family tripartite tricarboxylate transporter substrate binding protein, protein MKRRSLLGIAMLGLCSAAGTVRADSPQYPDRPIRLVLGFPPGGSSDVVARLLAKHLTEQMKVAVVVENKPGAGASIAAMEVARSRPDGYTLLYATSSVVLTPSLHKVPPFNPITDFEAISLVATAPLVMVVNPAFPAKDVSEFIAYARSHRGMPYATTGIGINSHLAGAQFDRAFSLGMTPVSYRGGAPAMTDVAGGHVSMMFNVITDTLPQIKAGKVRALAVLSATRSPSLPDVPTLAEATSHAGLEVGAWHAILGPKGMPSDVVARLQREIGIAVNDPSFKARLADLGSESLPGDSTVAASYMKAEYEKWGKLIHNLKISAD, encoded by the coding sequence ATGAAACGACGCAGCCTCTTGGGCATTGCAATGCTCGGTCTATGCTCGGCCGCCGGTACCGTCCGCGCCGATAGTCCCCAATATCCGGATCGCCCCATCCGCCTTGTGCTCGGCTTTCCACCAGGCGGATCTTCCGATGTGGTGGCCCGGTTGCTGGCGAAGCATCTGACAGAACAAATGAAGGTGGCGGTGGTCGTGGAGAACAAACCCGGGGCGGGGGCGAGCATCGCTGCAATGGAAGTGGCTCGATCCCGGCCGGATGGCTATACGTTGTTGTACGCCACCTCCTCGGTAGTACTGACGCCGTCGCTCCACAAGGTACCGCCCTTCAACCCGATTACGGATTTTGAAGCGATTTCTCTGGTCGCCACCGCGCCATTGGTTATGGTGGTGAATCCCGCCTTCCCGGCGAAAGATGTAAGCGAGTTCATCGCTTACGCCAGGAGTCATCGCGGCATGCCCTACGCAACGACGGGCATCGGAATAAACTCCCACCTCGCTGGCGCGCAGTTTGACCGTGCCTTTTCGCTGGGAATGACGCCGGTTTCGTATCGCGGCGGCGCGCCTGCCATGACGGACGTAGCCGGGGGGCACGTCAGCATGATGTTCAACGTAATCACGGACACCCTGCCTCAGATCAAGGCTGGAAAAGTACGAGCGCTTGCGGTGCTTTCCGCCACGCGATCGCCGTCTCTTCCGGATGTACCCACGCTTGCGGAAGCGACATCCCACGCTGGCCTGGAGGTCGGTGCATGGCATGCCATTCTCGGCCCCAAGGGGATGCCCTCCGACGTCGTCGCCCGGCTTCAACGGGAAATCGGCATCGCAGTCAATGATCCATCCTTCAAGGCGCGACTCGCCGATCTCGGAAGCGAAAGCTTGCCGGGTGACAGCACTGTGGCTGCCTCATACATGAAGGCGGAATATGAAAAATGGGGCAAGCTGATCCACAACCTTAAAATCAGTGCGGACTGA
- a CDS encoding SDR family oxidoreductase produces the protein MRMKDKVILITGGASGIGAAAVKLFCSEGGRVAVADINDDSGMAVCQEVTEHGGEAQFISCDMTDEGAVKQCVNEVRSRFGRLDILYNNIGGSTPADGPVTSVELGEFWRAMRLDVFSTILASRHAIPLIHTSGGGAIVNTTSYTAMVGVAGRDCYTAAKGAIISLTRSMAVEYAPSNIRVNAVSPGAVDTERLRRFLENNPDHPTFDPRNRHRRPQVASHMMGIVQPEDVAHAALFLASEEAARITGTILSVDSGATAW, from the coding sequence ATGCGAATGAAGGACAAGGTGATTCTGATCACCGGCGGGGCGTCCGGCATAGGCGCCGCCGCCGTAAAGCTATTCTGCAGCGAAGGCGGCCGCGTCGCCGTCGCGGATATCAACGACGATAGCGGGATGGCTGTCTGCCAGGAGGTCACCGAACACGGCGGCGAGGCGCAGTTCATCTCTTGCGACATGACAGACGAGGGCGCGGTCAAGCAATGCGTAAACGAAGTACGTTCCCGCTTCGGCAGATTGGACATTCTTTATAACAACATCGGAGGCTCTACTCCCGCGGATGGGCCGGTGACCTCGGTGGAGCTTGGCGAATTCTGGCGCGCGATGCGTCTGGACGTTTTCTCCACGATTCTTGCGTCGCGCCATGCCATCCCATTGATTCACACCTCTGGCGGCGGCGCCATAGTAAACACAACTTCCTATACCGCCATGGTGGGCGTGGCTGGCCGCGACTGCTATACGGCTGCAAAAGGAGCCATTATTTCCCTTACCCGTTCGATGGCCGTGGAGTATGCCCCGTCGAACATACGAGTCAACGCCGTATCCCCGGGCGCGGTAGACACCGAAAGGCTGCGGAGGTTCCTGGAGAACAATCCGGATCATCCCACGTTCGACCCCCGCAATCGACATCGACGACCCCAGGTCGCTTCCCACATGATGGGTATTGTCCAACCCGAGGATGTCGCACATGCCGCGTTGTTCCTGGCCTCGGAAGAAGCGGCTCGCATCACCGGCACCATCCTGTCCGTGGACAGTGGCGCCACGGCTTGGTAA
- a CDS encoding IclR family transcriptional regulator, translating into MAKRHAPTAPAQPPRQATLKGPADITPPPGQEHVHAVVRAMSLLKAFDGGDEVFLSLTELARRTGMHKPTALRLARTLALSRFMVQREDGAWRLGPAAGWIGSRYQAQFDVGSVIEPILRKLSLETGESASFYVHEGNLRSCLMRCDGPNARPDHPRSGELLPLDLGAPGRTILAALGEPGDLYERIRRQGYHWARAERSTGAAAVAAAVRGAHGTVLGAISTSGPVERLTPAVLRKLAPTTVDAAKRLGVALGAVPATALRATWHP; encoded by the coding sequence ATGGCGAAACGCCACGCACCCACCGCACCGGCGCAGCCGCCCAGGCAGGCGACTCTTAAAGGACCCGCCGACATCACCCCGCCCCCCGGCCAGGAGCATGTACACGCCGTCGTCCGCGCCATGTCCCTGCTCAAGGCCTTCGACGGCGGCGATGAAGTGTTCCTCTCCCTGACCGAACTCGCCCGCCGCACGGGTATGCACAAGCCTACCGCGCTGCGGCTGGCGCGCACTCTGGCGCTGTCCCGCTTCATGGTGCAGCGCGAAGACGGTGCGTGGCGGCTCGGGCCGGCCGCCGGCTGGATAGGCTCCCGCTACCAGGCGCAGTTCGACGTGGGTTCGGTCATCGAACCCATCCTGCGCAAGCTCTCCCTGGAGACGGGCGAGAGCGCCTCGTTCTATGTGCACGAGGGCAATCTGCGCAGTTGCCTGATGCGCTGCGACGGCCCGAATGCGCGCCCCGACCATCCCCGGTCGGGGGAGCTGCTGCCCCTGGATCTTGGCGCCCCTGGGCGGACCATCCTCGCCGCGCTGGGCGAGCCGGGCGATCTCTATGAACGCATCCGGCGCCAGGGCTATCACTGGGCGCGCGCCGAGCGCTCCACCGGGGCGGCCGCGGTGGCAGCGGCGGTGCGAGGCGCGCACGGCACGGTGCTCGGCGCTATCAGCACCTCCGGTCCGGTGGAGCGGTTGACGCCCGCCGTCCTGCGCAAACTGGCGCCCACGACGGTGGATGCCGCCAAGCGGCTGGGCGTGGCGCTGGGCGCCGTTCCGGCGACCGCCTTGCGAGCGACCTGGCATCCCTGA
- a CDS encoding alpha/beta hydrolase has protein sequence MRSLIMSTLGLMAALTLETTDVAAQGPGEKYGEGIATIVALRQQSLIGTRDFIDRRTAFEKLMARFPVPEGATIRTVDADGVPGKWIAPDDGGQAATRGVILYLHGGGFYSGSSDSHRVLATTLAKAADADVLLVDYRRLPEAVYPAQIDDAVTSYEWLRKQGYPASRIALAGESAGGNLVLELALRLRGANQPLPSSMVAMSPIMDLTASGASTRTNAARDPVLQRDGLLNVTQVYMHGKDPRNPDASPMFADLHGLPPLLLQVGAGELLLDDSLGLAGAAARDDVPVTVQVWPGMVHQWQLFPGVVPDARRALGDCAEFIKAHMAVARSDR, from the coding sequence ATGAGATCGTTGATTATGTCTACGCTCGGCTTGATGGCGGCCCTCACACTCGAAACCACCGATGTAGCGGCGCAAGGACCCGGGGAGAAGTATGGCGAAGGTATCGCAACTATCGTCGCCTTGCGCCAGCAATCGCTTATCGGCACTCGGGATTTCATCGACCGACGCACGGCGTTCGAAAAGCTGATGGCGCGATTCCCTGTGCCGGAGGGCGCCACGATACGCACCGTGGACGCCGACGGCGTGCCCGGGAAGTGGATAGCGCCCGACGACGGCGGCCAGGCGGCCACGCGCGGCGTAATCCTATACCTGCATGGCGGAGGCTTCTATAGCGGGTCCAGTGATAGTCATCGCGTGCTGGCGACCACTTTGGCGAAGGCAGCCGACGCGGACGTACTACTCGTCGACTACCGCCGCCTGCCCGAAGCGGTCTATCCGGCCCAGATCGATGATGCGGTAACCAGCTATGAATGGCTGCGGAAACAGGGCTATCCGGCCTCACGCATCGCGCTGGCCGGCGAATCAGCGGGCGGCAATCTGGTGCTCGAACTCGCTTTGCGCCTGCGAGGAGCGAATCAGCCCTTGCCGTCATCGATGGTGGCCATGAGCCCCATCATGGACCTGACCGCGTCGGGAGCCTCAACCCGCACGAATGCCGCGCGCGATCCGGTATTGCAACGCGATGGGCTGCTGAATGTCACTCAGGTGTATATGCACGGCAAGGACCCACGCAATCCCGACGCGTCGCCCATGTTTGCCGATCTCCATGGATTACCTCCCCTGCTTTTGCAGGTCGGAGCGGGGGAACTGCTGCTCGACGATAGCCTAGGTCTGGCGGGGGCTGCCGCGCGGGACGACGTCCCGGTAACCGTCCAGGTGTGGCCCGGAATGGTGCATCAGTGGCAGCTGTTTCCAGGCGTCGTGCCCGACGCCCGTCGGGCTCTCGGCGACTGTGCGGAGTTCATCAAAGCACACATGGCGGTCGCCAGGAGCGATCGCTGA
- a CDS encoding alpha-hydroxy acid oxidase, whose amino-acid sequence MTTTPPRQQLGPAPNARRHIPPALRGILSLGDLEAAAQRVLPRPIFGYLQGGVEDNVTLQANLAAFRKWMFRTSVLVDVSAREQGRTLMGHSYQAPFGIAPMGLCAMFAFDGDVAMARAAEAAGIPYVLSGASLTRMERVAQAAPTCGWFQAYIPGDQTHIEGLLQRVEKAGFKTLVITVDTATLANRENNVRVGFTTPLRPGLRLAWDGLLRPRWLLGTLGRTLARHGMPHFENAGAGRGVPIISRSVVRQFGLRDHLNWEHLALIRRQWRGKLVVKGLISATDVMRAEQAGADGVILSNHGGRQLDGTAPPLVVLPEAVKAKGRMALMLDSGIRRGTDVLKALAQGADHVFVGRPMAYAAAVGGQAGVAHAITLLRDEIHRDMALLGIGNLDQLCADHLIAT is encoded by the coding sequence ATGACGACGACTCCACCGCGCCAACAGCTCGGGCCCGCGCCCAACGCCCGGCGCCATATTCCTCCCGCGCTGCGCGGCATTCTTTCCCTCGGCGACCTTGAAGCGGCCGCGCAACGGGTGCTGCCGCGGCCGATCTTCGGCTATCTGCAGGGCGGGGTCGAGGACAACGTCACCTTGCAGGCCAATCTCGCGGCCTTCCGGAAATGGATGTTCCGCACCTCCGTGCTGGTGGATGTGTCGGCGCGGGAACAAGGGCGGACCTTGATGGGGCATTCATACCAGGCGCCGTTCGGGATCGCCCCCATGGGCCTCTGCGCGATGTTCGCGTTCGACGGCGATGTCGCCATGGCGCGCGCGGCCGAAGCGGCAGGGATCCCTTACGTACTGAGCGGCGCGTCGCTGACCCGCATGGAACGGGTTGCGCAGGCGGCGCCGACCTGCGGCTGGTTCCAGGCCTATATCCCGGGGGACCAGACGCACATCGAAGGGTTGCTCCAGCGCGTGGAAAAGGCCGGCTTCAAGACCTTGGTCATTACCGTCGATACGGCCACGCTGGCGAATCGCGAGAACAATGTGCGGGTGGGCTTCACCACGCCTTTGCGGCCGGGGTTGCGGTTGGCCTGGGATGGCTTGCTTCGTCCGCGTTGGTTGCTGGGCACCCTGGGGCGCACGCTTGCCAGGCACGGCATGCCGCATTTCGAGAATGCCGGCGCGGGAAGAGGCGTGCCCATCATCTCGCGCAGCGTGGTGCGCCAGTTCGGCTTGCGCGATCACTTGAACTGGGAACACCTGGCGCTGATACGCCGGCAATGGCGCGGCAAGCTGGTGGTAAAGGGGTTGATCTCCGCCACCGACGTCATGCGGGCGGAGCAGGCGGGCGCGGATGGCGTGATCCTGTCCAACCACGGTGGCCGCCAGCTCGACGGCACCGCGCCGCCGCTGGTGGTGCTGCCTGAAGCGGTCAAGGCCAAGGGCCGCATGGCCTTGATGCTGGATAGCGGCATCAGGCGCGGCACGGATGTCCTAAAGGCGCTGGCGCAGGGCGCGGACCACGTCTTCGTGGGACGGCCGATGGCCTATGCCGCCGCGGTCGGCGGGCAGGCAGGCGTTGCCCATGCCATCACCCTTCTGCGCGACGAGATCCATCGCGACATGGCTTTGCTGGGCATCGGCAATCTTGACCAACTCTGTGCGGATCACCTCATTGCAACTTAG
- a CDS encoding tripartite tricarboxylate transporter substrate binding protein encodes MMNFHAYRRNLFAAAIAANLLAHPLVGWAQHADYPNRPVRVIVPFVPGGNADSSARIFAEAYGKQLGQSFIVENKGGAGGMIGATQMVRAAPDGYTIMIGTTAPIVASWQLAAKAASYSLNDMKPVALLTQVPGVIVTKADSPLKSYADLVAYAKAHPGTLKFGQPGNGTAGHVNILQMQKALSQQFIIAAYKGAGPAVQDLLGGQLDAVATDLPSALQLIKAGQLRALSVVFPQRVASLPDVPTMAELKQPEVDIAPFTATMAPRDVPPAVVARLVGASNAALDDPTVRKRIEDIGGVPARMSEADFGKFLDRQVETYRALIASGLLTAE; translated from the coding sequence ATGATGAACTTTCATGCTTACCGCCGCAACCTGTTCGCTGCAGCCATCGCCGCCAACCTGCTCGCGCATCCGCTGGTCGGCTGGGCCCAGCACGCCGACTATCCCAACCGCCCGGTCAGGGTGATCGTGCCCTTCGTGCCGGGCGGCAATGCCGACAGCAGCGCGCGCATCTTCGCCGAGGCGTACGGCAAGCAGCTGGGCCAATCCTTCATCGTGGAAAACAAGGGCGGCGCCGGCGGGATGATCGGCGCTACCCAGATGGTCCGTGCCGCGCCTGACGGCTATACCATCATGATCGGCACCACCGCCCCCATCGTTGCCAGCTGGCAACTGGCCGCCAAGGCAGCCAGCTACAGCCTGAACGACATGAAGCCGGTGGCCTTGCTGACGCAGGTTCCAGGCGTGATCGTGACCAAGGCGGACTCGCCGCTGAAGTCCTATGCGGACTTGGTGGCATATGCGAAGGCCCATCCCGGCACGTTGAAGTTCGGCCAACCGGGCAATGGCACGGCGGGTCACGTCAACATCCTGCAGATGCAGAAGGCACTGTCCCAGCAGTTCATCATCGCGGCCTACAAGGGTGCGGGACCGGCGGTGCAGGATTTGTTGGGTGGCCAGCTGGACGCCGTGGCGACGGACCTGCCATCGGCGTTGCAGCTGATCAAGGCAGGCCAGTTGCGCGCCTTGTCCGTGGTCTTCCCTCAGCGGGTGGCGTCCCTGCCTGACGTCCCCACCATGGCGGAACTGAAGCAGCCCGAAGTCGATATCGCGCCGTTCACGGCGACCATGGCCCCGAGGGATGTGCCGCCGGCGGTGGTAGCGCGCCTGGTCGGCGCCAGCAATGCCGCGCTGGACGATCCCACGGTCCGCAAGCGCATCGAGGATATCGGCGGCGTGCCGGCCAGGATGAGCGAAGCGGATTTCGGCAAGTTCCTGGATCGCCAGGTCGAAACGTATCGCGCGCTCATCGCGTCGGGGCTTTTGACGGCAGAATGA
- a CDS encoding carboxymuconolactone decarboxylase family protein has protein sequence MSSEMYRKGMEKRRSILGDAYVNAAVDRPNQWNKPFQEMITEAVWGHVWSRPGLDDRTRNLINVALMIALDRPNELRLYIKARHNTGATLQEIAEVVHHATVYCGVPAGLEAFKELEKALAEEDGL, from the coding sequence ATGTCCAGCGAGATGTACAGGAAGGGAATGGAGAAACGTAGGTCGATACTGGGCGATGCCTATGTCAACGCCGCAGTCGACCGGCCGAACCAGTGGAATAAACCGTTCCAGGAAATGATCACCGAGGCTGTCTGGGGACATGTCTGGTCGCGTCCGGGTCTCGATGACAGAACGCGAAACTTGATCAATGTCGCTTTGATGATCGCGCTCGACCGTCCCAATGAGTTGCGCCTGTACATCAAGGCGCGGCACAACACGGGCGCAACACTGCAGGAGATCGCCGAAGTCGTACATCACGCCACCGTCTATTGCGGTGTGCCCGCAGGACTGGAAGCCTTCAAGGAGCTCGAGAAAGCACTCGCGGAGGAGGACGGCCTATGA
- a CDS encoding SDR family oxidoreductase: MDLSLRSKVAMVTGGSKGIGLACAAVLRSEGAQVAIVSRSTDSLARAAALLGDDVLCLAADLRNESEAARVVAECEGALGPIDVLVNCAGAANRCSPFELSPGRWREALDAKFFSYINVIDPILARMADRGTGVIVNVIGAGGKRASPTHLAGGAANAALMLATAGLASAYGPKGVRVVGINPGMVETDRVGEGLAADAALRGKDVATLQAERIAAIPLGRLGRPEEVATLVAFLASPLSAYMSGSNITMDGALSAFIV; the protein is encoded by the coding sequence ATGGACTTGAGCCTAAGGTCGAAAGTCGCAATGGTAACCGGCGGTTCCAAAGGAATCGGGCTCGCCTGCGCAGCCGTTCTGCGTAGCGAAGGTGCCCAGGTTGCAATCGTATCGCGCTCCACCGACAGCCTGGCTCGGGCCGCAGCGCTCCTGGGCGACGATGTGCTTTGCCTTGCCGCCGACCTGCGCAACGAGAGCGAGGCTGCCCGTGTCGTTGCTGAATGCGAGGGCGCCCTGGGCCCGATCGATGTTTTAGTCAACTGCGCCGGCGCCGCGAACCGCTGTTCCCCCTTTGAATTGAGTCCCGGCAGATGGAGGGAGGCACTCGATGCGAAGTTCTTCTCCTATATCAATGTCATCGACCCGATCCTCGCCAGAATGGCCGACCGAGGCACGGGGGTCATTGTCAACGTCATCGGTGCTGGCGGGAAGCGTGCATCGCCCACGCATTTGGCGGGCGGTGCCGCCAATGCCGCATTGATGTTGGCGACGGCCGGCCTGGCGTCTGCCTACGGCCCGAAGGGCGTACGCGTCGTTGGCATCAATCCGGGAATGGTGGAAACCGACCGTGTTGGCGAAGGACTCGCTGCGGACGCCGCCCTTCGGGGCAAGGATGTGGCCACGTTGCAAGCGGAACGGATCGCTGCAATTCCGCTCGGTCGGCTGGGCCGACCGGAAGAAGTCGCGACCTTGGTGGCTTTTCTCGCATCGCCGTTATCCGCCTATATGTCCGGATCCAATATCACGATGGACGGCGCGCTAAGTGCCTTCATCGTCTAG